The Clostridiaceae bacterium HFYG-1003 genome includes a window with the following:
- a CDS encoding DDE-type integrase/transposase/recombinase, protein MKKTREETAYERAQILNPLMGPAMDPALRTLKIEAIAQDEGLSPRTIRRWLKAYEEQGFNGLVPATKPSNKTGSVTESILDEAVMLRREAPNRSVQDIIRILELEGKVAKGALKRSTLQDHLSRRGYATHQLKAFNTGAQGSAGAMRRFQRKHRNDLWQTDLKYLLVLPKTATRKATQLYVVVFIDDATRYVTGIGVYEDQTADRVMSCYRRAVERFGVPAGIYTDNGSQFVGRQINQASVKLGVKLVRAKAYSPSSKGKVEAFNKLLDKFVLEMKLEHPQTVEEVQHMLDLWLESYYHEKIHSSIGMSPKQAYQGDLKRQRFVSQEELNLAFTLTETRLVDKTGCISYHSRKWEAGVDVIGFKVQVAYRVGNPDELVMYHDSIEPRVIRPLVVSEFVKVRVKPDPLVEAPRSRMLKAMENNQVELPREGATSYRDLMKKNEGV, encoded by the coding sequence ATGAAGAAAACCAGAGAAGAAACGGCCTATGAACGGGCGCAAATCCTAAACCCATTGATGGGTCCAGCGATGGACCCCGCTTTGCGCACCCTGAAAATCGAAGCCATCGCCCAGGATGAGGGGTTGTCCCCACGAACGATCCGCCGATGGCTTAAAGCCTATGAAGAGCAAGGCTTTAATGGATTAGTCCCAGCCACGAAACCCTCCAACAAGACGGGATCAGTGACCGAGTCGATCCTGGATGAAGCGGTGATGCTTCGCCGGGAAGCGCCTAATCGGAGCGTTCAGGATATCATCCGCATCCTGGAACTGGAGGGCAAGGTTGCCAAAGGTGCACTCAAGCGCTCGACCCTGCAGGACCACCTGTCTCGCCGAGGTTATGCCACCCATCAGCTCAAGGCGTTCAATACGGGCGCACAGGGCTCTGCAGGCGCTATGCGAAGGTTTCAGCGAAAGCATCGCAATGATTTATGGCAAACTGATCTGAAGTACCTATTGGTTCTGCCCAAGACGGCCACGCGCAAAGCCACGCAACTGTATGTGGTGGTGTTCATCGATGATGCGACAAGGTACGTCACAGGGATCGGAGTGTATGAGGATCAAACCGCGGATCGTGTGATGAGCTGTTATCGCCGGGCGGTTGAACGGTTTGGGGTTCCAGCTGGAATCTATACAGATAACGGATCACAATTTGTAGGCAGACAGATCAACCAGGCCAGCGTAAAGCTTGGCGTCAAGCTGGTTCGAGCAAAGGCCTACAGTCCATCCAGCAAAGGCAAGGTGGAGGCTTTTAATAAGCTTTTGGATAAATTTGTCCTCGAGATGAAACTGGAACACCCCCAGACCGTGGAAGAAGTCCAGCATATGTTAGATCTGTGGCTGGAGAGCTACTACCACGAGAAAATCCATTCCAGCATCGGGATGAGTCCCAAGCAAGCCTATCAGGGTGACCTGAAGCGGCAAAGGTTTGTGAGTCAGGAAGAGCTTAATCTGGCATTCACGCTGACCGAGACTCGACTGGTCGACAAGACCGGCTGCATCTCTTACCACTCGAGAAAATGGGAAGCTGGAGTTGATGTCATCGGCTTTAAGGTCCAAGTGGCCTATCGTGTGGGGAATCCGGATGAACTGGTGATGTACCATGACAGCATTGAGCCTCGTGTCATCCGTCCATTGGTAGTCAGTGAATTTGTCAAGGTACGGGTCAAGCCAGATCCTCTGGTGGAAGCACCTCGTTCCAGAATGCTGAAGGCGATGGAAAATAACCAGGTTGAGCTGCCCCGTGAAGGAGCGACAAGTTATCGTGATCTGATGAAAAAGAATGAGGGTGTGTGA
- a CDS encoding LacI family transcriptional regulator: protein MSVTLKDIAQIAGVSTATVSKVISGKHQDIGEKTIEKIRKIARELDYRPNSLARSMKTKVTRTIGLIIPDVRNPFFTDLARGAEDSAHERGYSLLFCNSDDDLKKEMEYIDTLTQKQVDGIALAASVKRNRKLEEGFRISVPIVTLDRDVYFPGVRGHIHSDNESGAYDAVKYLISLGHRRILFLSGDLTIRVSKERLEGYRRALTEAGIEYDENLLLGGPFSFEYGYEAMRTWEMDPEVTAIFCGNDLIALGAIKALKERRIKVPQDISVMGFDDIYLASINTPGLTTIRQPSYELGYATVRRLIDVIEGVDHSDSTMVIKLELIPRESTAKPKKKAALG, encoded by the coding sequence ATGTCAGTCACATTGAAAGACATCGCACAGATCGCCGGCGTATCGACGGCAACGGTTTCCAAAGTGATCAGCGGAAAGCATCAGGACATCGGGGAAAAGACCATCGAAAAAATTCGCAAGATTGCCCGGGAACTGGACTATCGGCCCAATTCACTGGCCCGGAGCATGAAGACCAAGGTCACGCGGACCATTGGCCTCATCATTCCGGATGTACGAAACCCCTTCTTTACGGATCTGGCCCGGGGGGCAGAGGACAGTGCCCATGAACGGGGCTACAGTCTGCTGTTTTGCAACTCGGACGACGATCTCAAAAAAGAGATGGAATACATTGACACCCTGACCCAGAAACAGGTGGACGGCATCGCCTTGGCGGCCTCCGTCAAGCGCAACCGGAAGCTGGAAGAAGGCTTCCGAATCTCCGTGCCCATTGTCACGCTGGACCGTGATGTTTATTTCCCCGGCGTGCGGGGCCACATTCACTCGGACAACGAATCCGGTGCCTACGACGCGGTGAAGTACCTGATCAGCCTGGGCCACCGCCGCATCCTGTTCCTGTCGGGCGACCTCACCATCCGCGTCTCCAAAGAACGTCTGGAAGGCTATCGCCGGGCGCTGACCGAAGCCGGCATTGAATACGATGAGAACCTGCTCCTGGGCGGCCCCTTCAGCTTTGAATACGGCTATGAAGCCATGCGCACCTGGGAGATGGATCCCGAAGTCACCGCCATCTTCTGCGGCAATGATCTCATTGCCCTGGGCGCCATCAAGGCGCTGAAGGAGCGCCGGATCAAAGTCCCGCAGGACATCAGCGTCATGGGCTTTGACGACATCTACCTGGCCAGCATCAATACCCCCGGCCTGACGACCATCCGCCAGCCCAGCTATGAACTGGGTTATGCCACCGTCCGCCGCCTCATCGATGTCATCGAAGGCGTGGACCACAGTGACTCCACCATGGTGATCAAACTCGAACTGATCCCCAGGGAAAGCACCGCCAAGCCAAAGAAGAAAGCAGCCCTCGGCTGA
- a CDS encoding nucleoside hydrolase encodes MNRIPVIIDTDPGHDDAIALMMALASKELDIRGITIVAGNNTIENNTNNALRLLEHFGRDIKVYRGAGRPLVQIQELPEDIHGKSGMDGTSLPDLCQGKPEAINAVQFMENELKATTERIKIIAIGPLTNIATLLAAAPEVRDRIDEIVIMGGAALGGNKTPTSEFNIWQDPEAAHIVFSSGIPLTMCGLDVTYKSSLTEADVARIKAIGNKASALTGEILDFYGHAIALRGNQGIAVHDAVAVAKILRPELFTSALYNVVIDLDGRYTRGCTVTDLDDVTKAHKNVEVVLDVDRSAFVDYMVEALTALTEEVKPHA; translated from the coding sequence ATGAACAGGATACCCGTAATCATTGATACGGATCCGGGACACGATGATGCCATCGCTCTGATGATGGCCCTGGCCAGCAAGGAGCTGGATATCAGGGGAATCACCATCGTTGCCGGAAACAACACCATTGAGAATAACACCAATAACGCACTGCGATTGCTCGAACACTTCGGACGTGACATCAAAGTCTACCGGGGAGCCGGCCGGCCGCTGGTTCAGATCCAGGAACTGCCCGAGGACATCCACGGCAAATCCGGTATGGACGGCACCAGTCTGCCAGACCTGTGCCAGGGCAAACCGGAAGCCATCAACGCCGTCCAGTTCATGGAAAATGAACTCAAGGCAACCACCGAGCGCATCAAGATCATTGCCATCGGCCCGCTGACCAATATCGCGACCCTCCTGGCCGCGGCCCCGGAAGTGCGCGACCGCATCGACGAGATCGTCATCATGGGCGGAGCGGCCCTGGGCGGAAACAAAACCCCGACCTCCGAGTTCAACATCTGGCAGGATCCCGAAGCCGCCCACATCGTCTTCTCCTCCGGCATACCGCTCACCATGTGCGGTCTGGACGTCACCTACAAGTCCAGCCTGACCGAAGCGGACGTCGCCCGGATCAAGGCCATCGGCAACAAAGCCTCCGCCCTGACCGGCGAGATCCTTGACTTCTACGGACATGCCATTGCCCTGCGCGGCAATCAGGGAATCGCCGTCCACGACGCCGTGGCCGTCGCCAAGATTCTGCGCCCCGAGCTGTTTACCTCCGCTCTCTACAACGTCGTCATCGACCTGGACGGACGATACACCAGAGGCTGCACCGTCACCGATCTGGATGACGTCACCAAAGCCCATAAGAACGTGGAAGTGGTCCTCGATGTGGACCGGTCCGCCTTCGTTGACTATATGGTCGAAGCCTTGACCGCGCTGACCGAGGAGGTGAAGCCCCATGCCTAA
- a CDS encoding nucleoside hydrolase, with amino-acid sequence MPKIPIIIDCDPGVDDAYAIMLAHSFPGFDIRAITPVAGNVEYQHTTRNALDLADMLGIETRVAKGADRPLIIELQTAGEIHGGNGMAGYTLPMAKRDYDPMKAWDVMYEEAKKFPGELEIIAVGPLTNVAIAIMKYSDLKDYVKRIVIMGGSATVGNHSQYGEFNIWVDPHAAEIVFHSGIPVTMFGLNATRQSALTSEEMYEMEQPDTSVRGLIAGINHYVFGLRDGKDWGGTITLHDAITVAYLMDESFAQTKPAYVTCEYTGKNTYGQTVCDFKGLCGKAPNVEVAMVTNRDLFKQMLASMLEFYKN; translated from the coding sequence ATGCCTAAGATTCCAATCATCATTGACTGCGACCCCGGTGTGGACGACGCCTACGCGATCATGCTGGCTCACAGCTTCCCCGGCTTCGACATCCGGGCCATCACCCCGGTAGCCGGCAACGTCGAATACCAGCACACCACCCGCAACGCCCTGGACCTGGCCGACATGCTGGGCATTGAAACCCGCGTCGCCAAAGGGGCAGACCGCCCGCTGATCATCGAACTGCAGACCGCAGGGGAGATCCATGGCGGCAACGGCATGGCCGGCTACACGCTGCCCATGGCCAAACGGGACTACGATCCCATGAAAGCCTGGGACGTCATGTACGAAGAAGCTAAGAAATTCCCCGGCGAACTCGAAATCATCGCCGTCGGACCCCTGACCAACGTCGCCATCGCCATCATGAAATACTCCGATCTCAAAGACTACGTCAAGCGCATCGTCATCATGGGCGGCTCCGCCACCGTCGGCAACCACTCCCAGTACGGCGAATTCAACATCTGGGTTGATCCCCACGCCGCCGAAATCGTCTTCCATTCCGGCATCCCCGTGACCATGTTCGGACTCAACGCAACCCGCCAGTCCGCTCTGACCTCCGAGGAAATGTATGAGATGGAACAGCCCGACACCTCCGTGCGCGGTCTCATCGCCGGCATCAACCACTACGTGTTCGGCCTGCGCGACGGCAAGGACTGGGGCGGCACCATCACCCTGCATGATGCCATCACCGTCGCCTACCTCATGGACGAATCCTTCGCCCAGACCAAACCGGCCTACGTGACCTGCGAGTACACCGGCAAAAACACCTACGGCCAGACCGTCTGTGATTTCAAAGGCTTGTGCGGCAAAGCCCCCAACGTGGAGGTTGCCATGGTCACCAACCGGGATCTGTTCAAGCAGATGCTGGCGTCCATGCTCGAGTTCTACAAGAACTGA
- a CDS encoding BMP family ABC transporter substrate-binding protein codes for MKKKLMSILTTSVLAIGLVAGCTPTTPTTTAGGTTPGTTAAGTTTAGTSAETTPATTTASGEKLKVTLIVGGNLGDKSFNDSAWAGLKKAEAELGTEVKVIELGGDPSKQEPTVRDVADDGTDIIMVASGGLIEAVQLVAPEYPDVKFVSFDVSPSYAVENDNLYGIIFKQNEADFLAGAIAGKMSKSGVIGFVGGQENPIINDFLVGYIDGAKQANPAIKVAVSFVGNWTDSAKGKEMSFAQVLLGADVLHGVAGGAGLGVIEAAAEKKLWAIGVDSDQTLMFEGDSAKANAIVTSALKNVGDTLYLVIKKHQEGSLNWGKLESFGIKEGAVGLARNDNYKKNVPAEVQTWVDELENKVKNGEYTVPSAFTMTNEQFVELKNSIKP; via the coding sequence ATGAAGAAGAAACTCATGTCCATCCTGACCACCTCCGTCCTGGCAATCGGCCTTGTTGCCGGATGCACCCCGACCACACCGACCACCACAGCCGGCGGAACCACCCCCGGAACCACTGCTGCCGGAACCACCACAGCCGGAACTTCAGCTGAAACAACGCCTGCCACCACCACGGCATCCGGCGAAAAGCTTAAGGTAACCCTGATTGTCGGCGGTAACCTGGGCGACAAGTCCTTCAATGACTCTGCCTGGGCCGGACTGAAGAAAGCCGAAGCCGAGCTGGGCACCGAAGTGAAGGTCATCGAGCTGGGCGGCGACCCGTCCAAGCAGGAACCCACCGTTCGCGACGTCGCCGATGACGGTACCGACATCATCATGGTTGCTTCCGGCGGACTCATCGAAGCCGTTCAGCTGGTTGCTCCGGAATATCCCGATGTCAAATTCGTTTCCTTCGACGTCAGCCCGTCTTACGCTGTAGAAAACGACAACCTGTACGGCATCATCTTCAAGCAGAATGAAGCCGACTTCCTGGCTGGCGCCATTGCCGGCAAAATGTCCAAATCCGGCGTCATCGGATTTGTCGGCGGACAGGAAAACCCCATCATCAACGACTTCCTCGTAGGCTACATCGACGGAGCCAAGCAGGCGAACCCCGCCATCAAAGTGGCCGTTTCCTTCGTAGGAAACTGGACCGACTCCGCCAAGGGCAAGGAAATGTCCTTCGCGCAGGTTCTCCTGGGTGCGGATGTCCTCCACGGCGTAGCCGGCGGAGCCGGACTGGGCGTCATCGAAGCCGCTGCAGAAAAGAAACTGTGGGCCATCGGCGTTGACTCCGACCAGACCCTGATGTTTGAAGGCGATTCCGCCAAGGCCAATGCCATCGTGACTTCCGCGCTGAAGAACGTCGGCGACACCCTCTACCTCGTGATCAAGAAGCACCAGGAAGGCTCCCTGAACTGGGGCAAGCTGGAATCCTTCGGAATCAAGGAAGGCGCTGTCGGCCTGGCCAGAAATGACAACTACAAGAAGAATGTTCCGGCTGAGGTTCAGACCTGGGTCGATGAACTGGAAAACAAGGTTAAGAACGGCGAGTACACCGTACCGAGCGCCTTCACCATGACCAACGAACAATTTGTCGAACTGAAGAACAGCATCAAGCCATAA
- a CDS encoding ABC transporter ATP-binding protein, which translates to MPQEMILMKNITKVYPNGFVANKDITLSVEKGEIHGLVGENGAGKTTLMKILFGIENQEEGQIFIKGQEVKIKDPLHAIALGVGMVHQHFMLVPSLTVAENIVLGMEPKKGIRFDMKKSVDMTREVSTKYNLGVDPMDLVEDISVGQKQKVEILKALIRGAEVLILDEPTAVLTPQETEELFVELKKLRDDGYTIVFISHKLNEVKEICDRVTVLRNGRMIGMKHIDEVSEQDISRMMVGRDVILNIEKDKAQPKKVVASIEHLYLKSSDGKDVIKDVSFTIRQGEIVGIVGVEGNGQNEVTQVMTGLMTGYGGEVIIDGKNIRGLSIRQIREAGISHISEDRMTFGAAANASVKDNLISDRYYKKEFNRGLLNHKKIEELSAGLIKDYKIKCDNQDQPVRMLSGGNIQKVIVAREFTANMKVIVANQPTRGIDVGATEFIRRKLIEIAREQNVGVLLVSADLNEALETSDSIIVMHNGEIVAYFEDASQITEFTLGEYMLGINKQTPEELRRAVYEHQTN; encoded by the coding sequence TTGCCACAGGAAATGATCCTCATGAAAAACATTACCAAAGTCTATCCCAATGGCTTTGTCGCCAACAAGGACATCACGCTGTCCGTTGAAAAGGGCGAGATCCATGGGCTGGTTGGTGAGAACGGTGCAGGGAAAACCACCCTCATGAAGATCCTGTTTGGAATTGAAAATCAGGAAGAGGGCCAGATCTTCATCAAAGGCCAGGAAGTCAAGATCAAGGACCCGCTGCATGCCATCGCCCTGGGCGTCGGCATGGTCCACCAGCACTTCATGCTGGTTCCGTCACTGACCGTGGCCGAAAACATCGTACTGGGCATGGAGCCCAAAAAAGGCATTCGATTTGACATGAAAAAATCCGTGGACATGACCCGCGAGGTCTCCACGAAATATAACCTGGGCGTGGATCCGATGGATCTGGTCGAGGACATCTCTGTCGGCCAGAAACAGAAGGTGGAGATCTTAAAGGCCCTGATCCGGGGCGCTGAAGTGCTCATTCTGGATGAGCCCACCGCCGTACTGACCCCCCAGGAGACCGAAGAGCTCTTCGTCGAGCTCAAGAAGCTGCGCGACGACGGCTACACCATCGTCTTCATCTCCCATAAGCTCAACGAAGTCAAGGAGATCTGCGACCGTGTCACCGTGCTGCGCAACGGCCGCATGATCGGCATGAAGCACATCGATGAAGTCTCCGAGCAGGACATTTCCCGCATGATGGTGGGCCGCGACGTCATCTTAAACATCGAGAAGGACAAGGCTCAGCCCAAGAAAGTCGTGGCCAGCATTGAGCACCTCTACCTGAAGAGCTCTGACGGCAAGGACGTCATCAAGGACGTCAGCTTTACCATCCGTCAGGGCGAGATCGTCGGCATCGTCGGCGTCGAGGGCAACGGCCAGAATGAAGTGACCCAGGTCATGACCGGCCTTATGACCGGCTACGGCGGAGAAGTTATCATCGACGGCAAAAACATCCGGGGACTGTCCATCCGCCAGATCCGCGAAGCGGGCATCTCCCACATCTCCGAAGACCGCATGACCTTCGGCGCGGCCGCCAACGCCAGCGTCAAGGACAACCTGATCTCGGACCGCTACTACAAGAAAGAATTCAACCGGGGACTGCTCAACCACAAGAAAATCGAAGAGCTCTCCGCCGGCCTGATCAAGGACTACAAGATCAAGTGCGACAACCAGGATCAGCCGGTGCGCATGCTCTCCGGCGGCAACATCCAGAAGGTCATCGTGGCCCGGGAATTCACCGCCAACATGAAAGTCATCGTCGCCAACCAGCCGACCCGCGGCATCGACGTCGGCGCCACCGAGTTCATCCGGCGCAAGCTCATTGAGATCGCCCGGGAACAGAACGTCGGCGTGCTCCTGGTGTCCGCGGACCTCAACGAGGCCCTGGAAACCAGCGACAGCATCATCGTCATGCACAACGGCGAAATCGTCGCCTACTTTGAGGATGCCTCGCAGATTACCGAATTCACCCTGGGTGAATACATGCTGGGCATCAACAAACAGACTCCGGAAGAATTGAGGAGGGCAGTCTATGAACACCAAACAAATTGA
- a CDS encoding ABC transporter permease — protein sequence MNTKQIERRYDLLRTLIAIGIALVLALLVIASISDAPFEAMKNFLIGPLSSFRRFANVIELMIPITFTALGICILFQAAQFNLIGEGVFYFSGAFAAWLSLNISMPTGLHAAVVIILSALVGGVIALIPAVLKVKWKASEVVSSIMMNYVLYFAGMYVLMYHMKDMASGFNASYLIPKTAKLPVLISKTRIHAGLLLVVVMIVLVYLFLYKSKWGYELRMTGENQNFAKYSGIKVNRVILLASLLGGILAGMGGATEILGMYTRFQWEKQPGYGWDGMLVAILAKKNPALVPFAAFFLAYLRIGADVISRTSDIPVEFVQVIQAIVIMFIAAEMFLSGMKHRAITKASRKELELKEGK from the coding sequence ATGAACACCAAACAAATTGAGCGCAGATATGATCTGCTGCGGACCCTCATCGCCATCGGCATCGCCCTGGTGCTGGCCCTTCTGGTCATCGCTTCCATCAGTGATGCCCCCTTTGAGGCGATGAAGAACTTTCTGATCGGTCCGCTCTCATCCTTCCGGCGCTTTGCCAACGTCATCGAACTCATGATCCCCATCACCTTTACGGCGCTGGGCATCTGCATCCTGTTCCAGGCCGCCCAGTTCAACCTGATCGGGGAAGGGGTCTTCTACTTCTCCGGCGCCTTTGCCGCCTGGCTGTCCCTGAACATTTCCATGCCCACCGGCCTGCATGCCGCTGTGGTCATCATCCTGTCCGCTCTGGTCGGCGGTGTCATCGCCCTGATCCCGGCCGTGCTCAAGGTCAAGTGGAAGGCCAGTGAAGTCGTCTCCTCCATCATGATGAACTATGTCCTGTATTTTGCCGGCATGTACGTCCTGATGTATCATATGAAAGACATGGCTTCCGGCTTCAACGCCTCGTATCTCATCCCCAAGACGGCCAAGCTACCGGTTCTGATCTCCAAGACCCGGATCCATGCCGGTCTCCTCCTGGTCGTCGTTATGATCGTTCTGGTCTACCTGTTCCTCTACAAGAGCAAATGGGGCTATGAACTGCGCATGACCGGTGAAAACCAGAACTTCGCCAAATACTCCGGCATCAAGGTCAACCGCGTCATTCTCCTGGCGAGTCTGTTGGGCGGAATCCTGGCCGGCATGGGCGGCGCCACCGAGATCCTCGGCATGTACACCCGCTTTCAGTGGGAAAAGCAGCCCGGCTACGGCTGGGACGGCATGCTGGTCGCCATCCTGGCCAAAAAGAACCCGGCCCTGGTACCCTTTGCCGCGTTCTTCCTGGCGTACCTGCGCATCGGCGCCGACGTCATCTCCCGGACCTCGGACATTCCCGTGGAATTCGTCCAGGTCATCCAGGCCATCGTCATCATGTTCATCGCCGCCGAGATGTTCCTCTCCGGCATGAAGCACCGCGCCATCACCAAGGCATCCCGCAAAGAACTGGAACTGAAGGAGGGCAAATAG
- a CDS encoding ABC transporter permease produces MDLNLTTIASILYSIIRVSTPIIFAAMAALVSRKAGLTNMAVEGIMLISALTGVVVSAATGSLVLGILIALLAGVLFAFFIAYLSLRLKADMVLTCIAANLLASGLTIVVMFLASGDKGTSSNLKSLVVPELQIPLLSSIPFLGAVFSNHNAMTYLAFLTVFLVNFFIFKTPQGLRIRSVGENPNASESVGIDVERIQISSFVISGFIGALGGIYMSMGYVSWFARDMVAGRGFIGLSAMNLGNGSPLGSLLASVIFGSADVAANSLQALKIPAEFVQMIPYVSTIVGLVIFSIIRERNVKKKKKVEA; encoded by the coding sequence ATGGATCTGAATCTGACTACCATCGCCAGCATCCTGTATTCCATCATCCGCGTCTCCACGCCCATCATCTTTGCCGCCATGGCCGCCCTGGTCTCGCGCAAAGCCGGCCTGACCAACATGGCCGTGGAAGGTATCATGCTTATCTCCGCCCTTACCGGCGTTGTCGTATCCGCTGCCACCGGCAGCCTCGTGCTGGGCATTCTGATTGCCCTGTTAGCCGGTGTCCTGTTCGCGTTCTTCATCGCGTATCTGTCGCTGCGGCTCAAGGCCGACATGGTCCTGACCTGCATCGCGGCCAACCTCCTGGCATCGGGACTCACCATCGTGGTCATGTTCCTCGCCTCCGGCGACAAGGGAACTTCTTCGAACCTGAAGAGCCTGGTGGTGCCCGAACTGCAAATCCCGCTGCTGTCCTCGATCCCGTTCCTCGGAGCGGTCTTCTCCAACCACAATGCCATGACTTACCTCGCGTTCCTGACCGTCTTCCTCGTCAATTTCTTCATTTTCAAGACGCCCCAGGGACTGCGCATCCGGTCCGTCGGAGAAAATCCCAATGCCTCCGAATCCGTCGGCATCGACGTGGAACGCATCCAGATCAGCTCCTTCGTCATCAGCGGCTTCATCGGCGCCCTGGGCGGCATCTACATGTCCATGGGCTATGTTTCCTGGTTTGCCCGCGACATGGTGGCCGGCCGCGGCTTCATCGGTCTGTCAGCCATGAACCTGGGCAACGGCTCCCCCCTGGGCAGCCTCCTGGCCTCCGTCATTTTCGGAAGCGCCGACGTGGCGGCCAACTCCCTCCAGGCCTTGAAGATTCCCGCCGAGTTTGTTCAAATGATCCCCTACGTCTCCACCATCGTGGGACTGGTGATCTTCTCCATCATCCGGGAACGGAATGTCAAAAAGAAAAAGAAAGTGGAAGCATAA
- a CDS encoding ribokinase: protein MKICCFGSLNIDMVFSVHEFVQPKETIQSKGLALYPGGKGLNQAMAIKKSGATVLMAGSVGPDGAMLLEVCDENGLDRSLVRTLDIGTGTAVIQVNDTGENCIILYDGANKQNDTPFIDTVLDQLHRGDFLVLQNEVNNLGYLITQAHEKGIKIFLNPSPIDETLKNLPLNLCDYLIVNEVEGQLLSGETAPDAILTAMSSQYPNSNIILTLGADGVHYTSPVEGSGHQRAFRVKAVDTTGAGDAFTGYFIGMTAKYKGMPESIAVAQKAAAISVTRKGAAVSIPYLDEVMAASMD, encoded by the coding sequence ATGAAAATCTGCTGCTTCGGTTCTTTGAATATCGATATGGTTTTCTCGGTTCACGAATTCGTGCAACCCAAGGAAACCATCCAGTCAAAGGGCCTTGCCCTGTACCCCGGCGGCAAAGGCCTGAATCAGGCTATGGCCATCAAGAAATCCGGGGCCACCGTACTCATGGCCGGATCCGTCGGACCAGACGGTGCCATGCTCCTGGAAGTCTGCGATGAGAACGGCCTGGACCGAAGCCTTGTCCGCACCCTGGACATCGGAACCGGCACCGCCGTCATTCAGGTCAACGACACCGGCGAAAACTGCATCATCCTCTACGATGGTGCCAACAAGCAAAACGACACCCCCTTCATCGATACGGTACTCGATCAGCTCCACCGCGGCGACTTCCTGGTCCTCCAGAACGAAGTCAACAACCTCGGCTACCTGATCACCCAGGCCCACGAGAAAGGCATCAAAATCTTCCTCAACCCGTCACCCATCGATGAGACCCTTAAGAACCTGCCCCTGAACCTGTGCGATTATCTCATCGTCAATGAAGTGGAAGGACAGCTTCTCTCCGGCGAGACCGCACCCGATGCGATCCTCACCGCCATGAGCAGCCAGTATCCCAATTCCAACATCATCCTGACCCTGGGCGCGGACGGCGTGCACTACACGTCCCCTGTGGAAGGTTCCGGCCACCAGCGTGCCTTCCGGGTCAAAGCCGTGGATACCACCGGCGCCGGCGATGCCTTCACTGGCTACTTCATCGGCATGACCGCCAAATACAAAGGCATGCCCGAATCCATCGCCGTCGCCCAGAAAGCTGCCGCCATCTCCGTGACCCGCAAAGGCGCCGCCGTCTCCATCCCATACCTGGATGAAGTCATGGCAGCCTCCATGGACTAA